One Vicugna pacos chromosome 33, VicPac4, whole genome shotgun sequence genomic region harbors:
- the CXCR5 gene encoding C-X-C chemokine receptor type 5, whose product MNYPLTLDMDLMNYNLEDLYKELGNYNDSTETPVVENHLCSTVEGPLLTSFKAVFMPVAYGLIFLLGMMGNILVLVILERHRQTRSSTETFLFHLAVADLLLVFILPFAVAEGSVGWVLGTFLCKTVISLHKINFYCSSLLLACIAVDRYLAIVHAVHAYRHRRLLSIHITCATIWLAGLFFALPEILFAKVSQPHHNDSLPRCTFSQENQAETNAWFTSRFLYHVGGFLLPMLVMGWCYVGVVHRLCQAQRRPQRQKAVRVAILVTSVFFLCWSPYHVVIFLDTLARLKAVGNSCELNGYLSVAITVSEFLGLAHCCLNPMLYTFAGVKFRSDLSRLLTKLGCTGPASLCQFFPSWRKSSLSESENATSLTTF is encoded by the exons ATGAACTACCCCCTAACCCTGGACATGGACCTCATGAACTACAACCTGGAGGACCTG TACAAGGAACTGGGCAACTACAATGACAGTACGGAGACCCCTGTAGTGGAAAACCACCTCTGCTCCACGGTCGAGGGGCCCCTCCTGACCTCCTTCAAGGCTGTGTTCATGCCCGTGGCCTACGGCCTCATCTTCCTCCTGGGAATGATGGGCAACATCCTGGTGCTGGTGATCCTGGAGCGGCATCGGCAAACGCGCAGCTCCACCGAGACCTTCCTGTTCCACTTGGCGGTGGCTGACCTCCTGCTGGTCTTCATCCTGCCCTTCGCTGTGGCCGAGGGCTCCGTGGGCTGGGTCCTGGGCACCTTCCTCTGCAAAACCGTGATCTCTCTGCACAAGATCAACTTCTACTGCAGCAGCCTGCTCCTGGCCTGCATCGCTGTGGACCGCTACTTGGCCATCGTCCACGCCGTCCACgcctaccgccaccgccgcctgcTCTCCATCCATATAACCTGTGCGACCATCTGGCTGGCGGGCTTGTTCTTCGCCTTGCCAGAGATCCTCTTCGCCAAGGTCAGTCAACCCCACCACAATGACTCTCTGCCACGCTGCACCTTCTCCCAGGAGAACCAAGCTGAAACCAATGCCTGGTTCACCTCCCGCTTTCTCTACCATGTTGGAGGATTCCTGCTGCCTATGCTGGTGATGGGCTGGTGTTACGTAGGGGTGGTGCACAGGCTGTGCCAAGCCCAGCGGCGCCCTCAGCGGCAGAAGGCGGTCAGGGTGGCCATCCTGGTGACAAGTGTCTTCTTCCTCTGCTGGTCACCCTATCATGTTGTCATCTTCCTGGACACCCTGGCAAGACTGAAGGCTGTGGGCAATAGCTGTGAGCTGAACGGCTATCTCTCCGTGGCCATCACTGTGAGTGAGTTCCTGGGCCTGGCCCACTGCTGCCTCAATCCCATGCTCTACACTTTTGCGGGCGTGAAGTTCCGCAGTGACCTATCACGGCTTCTGACCAAGCTGGGCTGTACCGGCCCTGCCTCCCTTTGCCAATTCTTCCCAAGCTGGCGCAAGAGCAGTCTCTCGGAGTCAGAGAACGCCACCTCCCTCACCACCTTCTAG